One part of the Chryseobacterium mulctrae genome encodes these proteins:
- a CDS encoding fibronectin type III domain-containing protein: MRHYLFFFFFVVQLANAQALFPYLQNPAHNSMIVNWKTSSDNETTVLYGNSPTNLNVTVTGTTNIFSDTGYNNNYYYHTAKITNLQPNTKYYYKIKTGANESAVYNFRTLPLPGQPVTLDGKIRFLIMGDNQIKAEPRYDSLNYKAYKKIKEKFGLTSDPSDNIALTFMVGDQVDVGTLDHYENVHFKKNRKLSPYLPILTTVGNHETYGTLGMNSYYAHFNIDEIKYKNITSGNENYYAQQAGNVLFVSLSSEHTGSAQQTWLQQILTEANNDPTVDWIISLSHRPYQAEQYVGDISTWVRNNAVPLLAGSDKYLMHVGAHHHLYHRGQLKNTPNYQIISGGTAWDQYWGMSTEQDFDDVQKTLTDWTYQIIEVDVTNGKVDIESYSIGGIYTQKDNVLIDSFHRYKNKPKPLKPTITNTFSAPITLPLTLNGSAFSSPANELLNTTQFLVSKAADFSVIEKEFYRDYENWFGKDGNGNPDVTKNINAGIDITKATFAANSIPNGVYYVKTRYRDRNMEWSDWSDVKQFEVTGSVVSNPNLSLNKTEYLQNEAIIATYNDGPGNQQDWVGLYKKGQNPATTTSQGYVYTNGQTSGIATFANGLATKGQYFAGFFANNGYTEIAPRKEFYVGPKVVLQTTADAYPVGGTVVVNFNNGPNLTKDWIGIYKMGQVPGPTPASKWSYVTTASGTLNFTGLPKGYYYAQYFLEDGYTTVGEKVFFKVGDIVTELWINKPVYTLGENITASWTDSPGIIKDWLGIYPQSISVPDDQFISYTYFDGVAQGTKTITGNVNGVPTTAGNYYMVMFTNDSYTEVSNRVQFQVTAGSLGTEETKNKTEKNVVIYPNPTKPGQPTFIKSDYPIEKIELLSATGQLLYKSENVQNQRFSLVNENLPKGVYFVKVHTRKLFTLKLIIE, from the coding sequence ATGAGGCATTATTTGTTTTTCTTTTTTTTCGTCGTCCAGCTTGCAAATGCTCAAGCTTTGTTTCCTTACTTGCAAAATCCGGCTCACAATTCTATGATTGTCAACTGGAAGACAAGTTCAGACAATGAAACCACGGTTCTTTACGGAAATTCTCCCACGAACCTTAATGTAACGGTAACTGGAACTACCAATATCTTTTCTGATACAGGTTACAATAATAATTACTATTATCACACCGCAAAAATTACAAACCTACAACCCAACACAAAGTATTATTACAAAATAAAAACGGGAGCTAATGAATCTGCAGTTTATAACTTCAGAACACTTCCTCTTCCGGGTCAACCTGTAACCCTTGATGGAAAAATAAGGTTTTTGATTATGGGAGACAATCAGATCAAAGCAGAACCGCGATATGATTCTTTGAATTATAAAGCTTACAAAAAAATAAAAGAAAAATTCGGGCTTACTTCAGATCCTTCAGATAATATTGCCTTGACTTTTATGGTAGGAGATCAGGTAGATGTGGGAACCTTAGATCATTATGAAAATGTTCATTTCAAAAAAAATAGAAAATTATCACCTTACCTTCCAATATTAACAACCGTAGGAAACCACGAAACGTATGGAACGTTAGGAATGAATTCTTACTACGCCCATTTTAATATTGATGAAATTAAATATAAAAATATCACATCTGGTAACGAAAATTATTATGCTCAACAAGCAGGTAACGTACTTTTTGTAAGTTTAAGTTCTGAACATACAGGTTCTGCACAGCAAACTTGGCTTCAGCAGATCTTGACCGAAGCAAATAATGACCCTACAGTTGACTGGATTATTTCATTAAGCCACAGACCTTATCAGGCAGAGCAGTATGTTGGTGATATTTCTACCTGGGTAAGGAACAATGCAGTGCCCCTTTTAGCAGGATCTGATAAATATTTGATGCACGTAGGAGCTCACCATCACCTTTATCACAGAGGACAATTAAAAAATACTCCAAATTACCAGATTATTTCTGGTGGAACAGCGTGGGATCAATATTGGGGAATGTCGACAGAGCAGGATTTTGATGATGTACAAAAAACTTTGACAGATTGGACGTATCAAATCATTGAAGTTGATGTAACCAACGGAAAAGTAGATATTGAAAGTTATTCTATTGGAGGGATCTATACACAAAAAGATAATGTGTTGATCGATTCATTCCACCGATATAAAAATAAACCGAAACCGCTGAAACCTACAATTACAAATACTTTTTCAGCACCTATAACTTTGCCTTTAACATTAAACGGAAGCGCTTTCTCTTCACCGGCAAACGAACTTTTAAATACAACTCAGTTTTTGGTAAGCAAAGCTGCAGATTTTTCGGTCATCGAAAAAGAATTCTACAGAGATTATGAAAACTGGTTTGGGAAAGATGGAAACGGAAATCCTGACGTAACCAAAAACATAAATGCGGGAATAGATATTACTAAAGCAACTTTTGCAGCCAACTCTATACCGAATGGAGTATATTATGTAAAAACCCGCTACAGAGACAGAAATATGGAGTGGAGTGACTGGAGCGATGTAAAACAATTTGAAGTGACAGGAAGTGTGGTTTCAAATCCTAACCTTAGTTTAAATAAGACAGAATATTTACAGAATGAAGCGATCATAGCAACTTACAATGATGGGCCTGGAAATCAGCAGGATTGGGTAGGACTTTATAAAAAAGGTCAGAACCCAGCAACTACAACTTCACAAGGTTATGTTTATACCAATGGACAGACTTCAGGAATTGCAACTTTTGCAAACGGTTTAGCAACTAAAGGGCAATATTTTGCAGGATTTTTTGCTAATAATGGATATACAGAAATTGCTCCCAGAAAAGAATTTTATGTAGGACCAAAAGTTGTACTTCAGACAACTGCTGATGCATATCCGGTTGGTGGAACCGTTGTCGTTAATTTTAATAACGGACCAAATTTAACAAAAGACTGGATCGGAATTTACAAAATGGGACAAGTTCCGGGACCAACTCCGGCATCAAAATGGAGTTACGTAACAACTGCTTCTGGAACTCTTAATTTTACAGGTCTTCCAAAAGGATATTATTATGCTCAGTATTTTCTTGAAGATGGCTATACAACGGTAGGAGAAAAAGTTTTCTTCAAAGTAGGAGATATCGTTACAGAACTTTGGATCAATAAACCAGTGTATACATTGGGTGAAAATATCACAGCTTCATGGACGGACTCTCCGGGAATTATCAAAGACTGGTTGGGAATTTACCCTCAAAGTATTTCGGTTCCTGATGATCAATTCATTTCATATACTTATTTTGACGGTGTTGCTCAAGGTACAAAAACCATTACAGGAAATGTAAATGGAGTACCAACCACAGCAGGTAATTATTATATGGTGATGTTTACCAACGATTCTTACACAGAAGTTTCAAACAGAGTACAGTTTCAGGTTACCGCGGGAAGTTTAGGAACCGAAGAAACTAAAAATAAGACCGAGAAAAATGTAGTTATATATCCTAATCCTACAAAACCTGGTCAACCAACTTTTATTAAAAGTGATTATCCGATTGAGAAGATCGAATTGCTATCTGCTACAGGTCAACTCTTATATAAATCTGAAAACGTACAAAATCAACGTTTTTCTTTAGTAAATGAGAATCTTCCAAAAGGCGTTTACTTTGTAAAAGTTCATACCAGAAAATTATTTACTTTAAAATTGATTATAGAATAA
- a CDS encoding glycoside hydrolase family 20 protein — protein MKRFLLLFSIIFSGFFFSQSQLNLIPYPQKVEFQKGEFNINDQTVVKGVDKSFENQFFLKSLNKIKGFDLSKNNRGDGDNVIFLNLKKELNNDYEIQITSDFISVTGKDKSGLFHGIQTLLQLIQTSENGKIPALKIEDSPKFAWRGMHLDVCRHFFTVEEVKQYIDYLAMYKLNTFHWHLTDDQGWRIEIKKYPKLTQIGSKRKESMIGAYVDDTFDGKPYGPYFYTQDQIKEVVKYATERHITVVPEIEMPGHALAALSAYPELACTKGPFEAATKWGVFDDVFCPKDETFTFLENVLDEVITLFPSQYIHIGGDECPKTRWKECAHCQELIKKNNLKDEHGLQSYFIQRIEKYVNSKGRKIIGWDEILEGGLAPNAAVMSWTGIKGGVEAAKSNHFSVMTPGSYCYFDHYQGDPQTEPNAFGGFTPLEKVYSYNPIPSELNAEQSKYILGVQANLWTEYILDFKQVQYMIFPRLFALSEVGWGSSDPKNYKEFENRVVEHFKILDKMNINYAKSIYNIGGKVIPGKNGASYELSTSQDPNGIRYTIDGSNPKSTSATYQNPIPVSKKMTVKSAYFENGVLKSAVSSQDFTPSKTTGKTIVLEYQPSENYSFGGAFTLVDGIVGNVKQLGKTWLGFQGKDVVATIDLGEKIKFSQVYFNTLDNKGSWIHLAKSAVISVSDDGKNFKTIKEIGKDEILKTKGKVNLKVGNQNSKFIKIKIENAGIIPAGNPGADSKAWLFVDEIGVN, from the coding sequence ATGAAACGTTTTTTACTTCTATTTTCTATCATATTTTCGGGATTCTTCTTTTCCCAATCTCAATTGAATTTAATTCCTTATCCACAAAAGGTTGAATTTCAAAAAGGAGAATTTAATATTAATGATCAAACGGTTGTAAAAGGAGTAGACAAATCTTTTGAAAACCAATTTTTTTTAAAATCTCTAAATAAAATTAAAGGTTTTGATTTATCCAAAAATAATCGAGGTGATGGTGATAACGTTATCTTTCTGAATCTAAAAAAAGAATTAAATAATGATTACGAAATTCAAATAACATCAGATTTTATCTCTGTCACTGGAAAAGATAAATCGGGATTATTTCACGGGATTCAAACTTTACTTCAACTCATTCAAACTTCTGAAAATGGTAAAATACCTGCTCTGAAAATTGAAGATTCTCCAAAATTCGCATGGCGCGGAATGCATCTCGATGTTTGCCGTCATTTCTTCACCGTTGAAGAGGTAAAACAGTACATTGATTATTTAGCGATGTATAAACTGAATACTTTTCATTGGCATTTAACGGATGATCAGGGTTGGAGAATTGAAATTAAAAAATATCCAAAACTCACACAAATTGGCTCAAAACGTAAAGAATCGATGATCGGAGCATATGTTGACGATACTTTCGACGGAAAACCTTACGGCCCGTATTTTTATACACAAGATCAAATCAAAGAAGTTGTAAAATATGCAACAGAAAGACACATCACGGTTGTTCCCGAAATAGAAATGCCGGGTCATGCTTTGGCTGCACTTTCGGCTTATCCTGAATTGGCGTGTACAAAAGGTCCTTTTGAAGCGGCTACAAAATGGGGCGTTTTTGATGATGTTTTTTGTCCGAAAGACGAAACTTTTACGTTTTTAGAAAATGTTTTAGATGAAGTAATTACACTTTTCCCTTCGCAATATATTCACATCGGTGGAGACGAATGTCCTAAAACGAGATGGAAAGAATGTGCACATTGTCAGGAATTGATTAAGAAAAACAATCTGAAAGATGAACACGGTTTACAAAGTTATTTCATCCAAAGAATTGAAAAATATGTTAATTCTAAAGGACGAAAAATTATTGGTTGGGATGAAATTTTAGAAGGCGGATTGGCTCCAAATGCTGCTGTAATGAGTTGGACAGGTATTAAAGGCGGAGTTGAAGCCGCAAAAAGCAATCATTTTTCGGTGATGACACCGGGTTCTTATTGCTATTTTGATCATTATCAGGGTGATCCGCAAACCGAGCCAAATGCTTTTGGAGGTTTTACACCTTTGGAAAAAGTGTATTCTTACAACCCGATTCCTTCTGAATTAAATGCAGAGCAGTCGAAATATATTTTGGGAGTTCAGGCTAATTTGTGGACGGAATATATCCTTGATTTTAAACAGGTTCAGTATATGATTTTCCCAAGATTGTTTGCGCTTTCTGAAGTCGGTTGGGGAAGTTCAGATCCAAAAAATTATAAAGAATTTGAAAACAGAGTAGTGGAGCATTTTAAAATTTTAGATAAAATGAACATCAACTATGCGAAAAGTATTTATAATATTGGCGGAAAAGTAATTCCTGGTAAAAATGGAGCTTCATACGAACTTTCAACCTCACAAGATCCAAACGGAATTAGATATACAATAGATGGAAGCAATCCAAAATCAACTTCTGCAACCTATCAAAATCCAATTCCTGTTTCTAAAAAAATGACGGTAAAATCTGCTTACTTTGAAAATGGAGTATTGAAAAGTGCAGTGTCTTCTCAAGATTTTACTCCTTCTAAAACAACCGGAAAAACAATTGTTTTAGAATATCAGCCAAGCGAAAATTATTCTTTTGGTGGAGCTTTTACATTAGTTGACGGAATTGTTGGAAATGTAAAACAATTAGGAAAAACATGGCTTGGTTTTCAGGGAAAAGATGTTGTAGCAACGATTGATTTGGGTGAAAAGATAAAATTTTCTCAAGTTTATTTTAATACCTTAGACAATAAGGGAAGCTGGATTCATTTAGCAAAATCGGCTGTAATTTCTGTTTCTGATGACGGAAAAAACTTTAAAACCATTAAAGAAATTGGTAAAGATGAAATTCTTAAAACCAAAGGAAAAGTCAATCTGAAAGTAGGAAATCAGAATTCAAAATTCATTAAAATTAAAATAGAAAATGCAGGAATAATTCCTGCCGGAAATCCTGGAGCAGATTCAAAAGCATGGCTTTTTGTTGATGAAATCGGCGTAAACTAA
- a CDS encoding DUF4197 domain-containing protein yields the protein MRKTFFLAAGLLFSVSAQAQILDAIKSTVKSQTGIDLNNPKKNTTSTTTSTSTQSSTNSSVNLNNLTSTQISSGLKEALNLGVTEGVKKLGVTDGFLKNEAVKILMPEKLRVIDTKLRAFGLGSLADQGVKLLNRAAEDAVTESAPIFTKAITSMTITDAKNILLGGDNAATNYLQGKTQSQLFTAFQPKVKASLGKVGADKVWTNLISKYNTLTGQAVSTDLNEYVTNETINGVFKMVAEKESGIRNNSVMRTTSILQKVFGAQDGK from the coding sequence ATGAGAAAAACTTTTTTTTTAGCAGCTGGATTATTATTTTCAGTTTCTGCACAGGCACAGATTTTAGATGCAATCAAATCTACCGTTAAAAGTCAAACCGGTATCGATTTAAATAATCCTAAAAAGAATACGACGTCTACTACGACATCAACTTCAACACAATCTTCTACAAATTCTTCAGTTAACTTAAATAATTTAACCTCAACTCAAATTTCGTCAGGTTTAAAGGAAGCCTTAAATTTGGGTGTAACGGAAGGTGTAAAAAAATTAGGAGTAACCGATGGTTTCTTGAAAAATGAAGCAGTAAAGATCTTAATGCCCGAAAAATTAAGAGTGATTGACACCAAACTTCGTGCATTTGGATTAGGAAGTTTGGCTGATCAAGGAGTAAAATTACTCAACAGAGCTGCTGAAGATGCGGTAACAGAATCTGCTCCGATCTTTACAAAAGCGATAACCTCAATGACGATTACAGATGCTAAAAATATTTTGTTGGGAGGTGATAATGCAGCAACCAATTATCTGCAAGGAAAAACTCAATCTCAACTTTTTACTGCTTTTCAACCAAAAGTAAAAGCTTCTTTAGGAAAAGTAGGCGCTGACAAAGTATGGACAAACTTGATCTCAAAATACAATACTTTGACCGGACAAGCCGTTTCTACCGACCTTAATGAATATGTTACTAACGAAACCATTAATGGCGTTTTTAAAATGGTTGCCGAAAAAGAAAGCGGTATCAGAAATAATTCTGTAATGAGAACAACGAGTATTTTACAGAAGGTTTTTGGGGCGCAAGATGGTAAATAA
- a CDS encoding ABC transporter ATP-binding protein, whose amino-acid sequence MKILLNYLKPYKWLIIASLLLASINQVFSLFAPAITGNILDKLVNQPNYFDKEKLIPRTLNEYLYGTDLYHGVFYFLGLLIGTAMISRIAKAFQDYVVSVIIQKFGAKIFTDGLQHSMRLPFQEFEDQRSGETLSILTKVREDSVKFINNFINVFFGILVSIIFVSVYAIRLHWSIMPVYVVGIILIAVVTNLLSKRIKTIQKNIVTETTALAGSTTESLRNIEIVKSLGLTNQEVERLNNNTYKILNLELRKVKSIRSLSFVQGTLVNFLQQVITFTLLLLIFKNIVTPGQYLSLMFYGFFIFGPMQEIGNIIISYREAEASLQNFDRVMKKEVEPKPLNPKKIGAIEELEFQKVSFQHQSAHYKALNSISFDVKNGETIAFVGPSGSGKSTLVKLLVGLYRPQEGSIFYNNVDGKEFDFDELRNQIGFVTQDTQLFAGTIRENLLFVNPSATEEDLQLALKKSSCSALLERAEKGIETVIGEGGLKLSGGEKQRIAIARALLRKPHLLIFDEATSALDSITEEEITTTIKEISKEKEQITVLIAHRLSTIMHADRIYVLERGQVIETGSHLQLIEEKGLYYAMWRQQIGERKATGLPLA is encoded by the coding sequence ATGAAAATTCTATTAAATTATTTAAAACCATATAAATGGCTGATCATAGCATCGCTATTGTTAGCCTCTATCAATCAGGTCTTTTCGCTATTTGCTCCTGCCATAACCGGGAATATATTAGATAAATTGGTTAACCAGCCTAATTATTTTGATAAAGAAAAACTGATTCCAAGAACTTTGAATGAATATCTCTACGGAACCGATCTTTATCACGGTGTATTTTATTTTTTAGGGCTGTTAATCGGAACCGCAATGATCAGCCGAATTGCGAAAGCTTTTCAGGATTATGTAGTGAGCGTTATTATTCAAAAATTTGGGGCTAAGATTTTTACTGATGGTTTACAACATTCTATGAGATTGCCTTTTCAGGAATTTGAAGACCAGAGAAGTGGTGAAACCCTTTCTATTTTAACTAAAGTACGTGAAGATTCTGTAAAATTTATCAATAATTTCATTAATGTATTTTTTGGAATTTTGGTAAGTATCATTTTCGTTTCAGTCTATGCCATTCGTTTACACTGGTCGATTATGCCGGTTTATGTTGTTGGAATTATTCTTATTGCTGTTGTAACCAATTTACTGAGTAAAAGAATTAAAACCATCCAAAAAAATATAGTTACCGAAACGACAGCTTTGGCCGGAAGTACTACAGAAAGCCTTAGAAATATTGAAATTGTAAAAAGTTTGGGATTGACCAATCAGGAAGTAGAACGATTGAATAACAATACCTATAAAATTCTGAATCTCGAACTGAGAAAAGTAAAAAGCATCCGTTCGCTAAGTTTTGTACAAGGAACTTTGGTTAATTTTTTACAGCAAGTGATTACTTTCACTTTATTATTATTGATTTTTAAAAATATCGTAACTCCGGGACAATATTTATCACTGATGTTTTACGGATTCTTTATTTTCGGACCGATGCAGGAAATCGGAAATATCATTATTTCATATCGTGAAGCAGAAGCGTCTCTTCAAAATTTTGACAGAGTGATGAAAAAAGAAGTGGAGCCTAAACCTTTAAACCCTAAAAAAATCGGAGCAATTGAAGAGTTAGAATTCCAAAAAGTTTCATTTCAACATCAGAGTGCTCACTATAAAGCGCTTAATTCTATTTCATTTGATGTGAAAAATGGCGAAACCATTGCTTTTGTAGGGCCAAGTGGATCAGGAAAAAGTACGTTGGTAAAGTTACTCGTCGGATTATACAGACCACAGGAAGGAAGTATTTTTTATAATAATGTTGACGGAAAAGAATTTGATTTTGATGAATTGAGAAATCAGATTGGTTTTGTAACACAAGACACTCAACTTTTTGCAGGCACGATAAGAGAAAATCTTTTGTTTGTAAACCCTTCTGCAACGGAAGAAGATCTACAATTGGCTTTAAAAAAATCAAGCTGTTCCGCTCTTTTAGAACGTGCCGAAAAAGGAATAGAAACCGTTATTGGTGAAGGCGGATTGAAATTAAGCGGTGGTGAAAAACAAAGGATTGCCATTGCAAGAGCTTTGTTGAGAAAACCTCATCTTCTTATTTTTGATGAAGCGACTTCTGCTTTAGACAGTATTACTGAAGAAGAAATTACAACAACCATTAAAGAAATATCTAAAGAAAAAGAACAGATTACCGTTTTGATCGCGCACCGATTGAGTACGATTATGCATGCGGACAGAATTTATGTTCTGGAACGCGGACAAGTCATCGAAACGGGTTCTCATTTACAATTAATTGAAGAAAAAGGATTGTATTATGCGATGTGGAGACAGCAGATCGGAGAAAGAAAAGCGACAGGATTACCTTTGGCTTAA
- a CDS encoding CoA transferase subunit A has protein sequence MIDKRVKNAAEAIEGIQDGMTLMLGGFGLCGIPENSINALVESDVKDLTCISNNAGVDDFGLGLLLHKRQIKKMISSYVGENAEFERQMLSGELDVELTPQGTLAEKCRAAQAGIPAFYTPAGFGTEVAEGKEVKDFKGKPHILEHAYEADYSIVKAWKGDHAGNLIFKGSARNFNHPMAGAGKITIAEVEELVEPGELDPNQIHIPGIMIQRIFQGENFEKRIEQRTVRKKD, from the coding sequence ATGATAGATAAAAGAGTAAAAAATGCCGCAGAAGCGATTGAAGGAATCCAGGATGGAATGACTTTGATGTTGGGAGGATTCGGACTTTGCGGAATTCCAGAAAATTCAATCAACGCTTTGGTAGAAAGTGATGTAAAAGATTTGACATGTATTTCAAACAACGCCGGAGTTGATGATTTCGGATTGGGATTATTGCTTCATAAAAGACAAATTAAAAAGATGATCTCATCTTATGTGGGGGAAAATGCAGAATTTGAAAGACAAATGTTATCAGGCGAATTAGATGTTGAATTAACACCACAAGGAACTTTAGCAGAAAAGTGCCGTGCTGCACAAGCCGGAATTCCTGCATTTTATACTCCTGCAGGTTTCGGAACTGAAGTTGCAGAAGGTAAAGAAGTGAAAGATTTCAAAGGAAAACCTCATATTTTAGAGCATGCTTACGAAGCAGATTATTCAATCGTAAAAGCTTGGAAAGGTGATCACGCAGGAAATCTGATATTTAAAGGTTCAGCAAGAAACTTCAACCATCCAATGGCAGGAGCTGGGAAAATTACCATTGCTGAAGTAGAAGAATTGGTAGAACCGGGAGAATTAGATCCAAACCAGATTCATATTCCGGGAATTATGATTCAAAGGATCTTCCAAGGTGAAAATTTTGAAAAAAGAATAGAACAAAGAACTGTGAGAAAAAAAGATTAA
- a CDS encoding DUF3575 domain-containing protein, whose amino-acid sequence MKKLLFFLIPMISNLIFSQESKESNWILKLNATQLVDAVSYPTLQISVERKINPYFSVNAEFGYQLYDFSKADTILLRSKGFKTNLEGRVYLFKLLNSRVESKRNEFYVGLQLFYRENEGTNSVDFSPKNDETKFYTDNFGTKRTAKGFNITFGNQISMSKKIILEPYIGLGMMNRKINNSDIEYDEIKDTRNGTGLKPLFQKLNLEESSGNVFNFCFGLRVGYRL is encoded by the coding sequence ATGAAAAAACTTCTATTTTTTCTTATTCCGATGATTTCAAATTTGATTTTTTCACAAGAATCAAAGGAAAGCAATTGGATCTTGAAACTAAACGCGACGCAATTAGTCGATGCAGTTTCTTATCCTACTTTACAAATTTCTGTTGAAAGAAAAATCAATCCATATTTCAGCGTGAATGCAGAATTTGGATATCAATTGTATGATTTTAGCAAAGCAGATACTATATTATTAAGGTCTAAAGGTTTTAAAACTAATCTTGAAGGAAGAGTTTATTTATTCAAATTACTCAATTCAAGAGTCGAGTCTAAACGAAATGAGTTTTATGTGGGACTACAATTGTTTTACAGAGAAAATGAAGGTACAAATTCCGTAGATTTTTCACCAAAAAACGATGAAACAAAGTTCTATACAGATAATTTTGGAACCAAAAGAACGGCAAAAGGTTTTAATATTACTTTCGGAAATCAAATTTCAATGTCGAAAAAAATTATTCTAGAACCTTATATTGGATTGGGAATGATGAATAGAAAAATTAACAACAGCGATATTGAGTATGACGAAATAAAAGATACCCGAAATGGAACAGGTTTAAAACCACTTTTCCAAAAATTAAATTTGGAGGAAAGTTCAGGAAATGTTTTTAATTTTTGTTTTGGATTGAGAGTTGGATATAGATTGTAG
- the rplS gene encoding 50S ribosomal protein L19, whose amino-acid sequence MDLLKYVQDKYITKKEFPEFKAGDTITVYYEIKEGQKTRTQFFKGTVIQLRGTGSTKTFTIRKMSGDVGVERVFPINMPALQKIEVDRRGRVRRSRIYYFRDLRGKKARIKDAAYKKK is encoded by the coding sequence ATGGATTTATTAAAGTACGTACAAGACAAGTACATTACAAAAAAAGAATTCCCTGAATTCAAAGCTGGTGATACAATCACTGTGTATTACGAGATTAAGGAAGGTCAAAAAACTAGAACTCAGTTCTTCAAAGGAACTGTTATCCAATTGAGAGGAACAGGTTCTACAAAGACTTTTACAATCAGAAAAATGAGTGGTGATGTAGGTGTAGAGAGAGTTTTCCCTATCAACATGCCTGCTCTTCAAAAAATCGAAGTTGACAGAAGAGGTAGAGTTAGAAGATCTAGAATCTACTACTTCAGAGATCTTAGAGGTAAAAAAGCGAGAATTAAAGACGCTGCTTACAAGAAGAAATAA
- a CDS encoding CoA transferase subunit B: MLTKEQIAQRISKEVKDGYYVNLGIGIPTLVANYVPDNLSVEFQSENGVLGMGPFPFEGEEDADIINAGKQTITILDGGSFFDSAFSFGMIRSQKVDLTILGAMEVSENGDIANWKIPGKMVKGMGGAMDLVASAENIIVAMMHVNKAGESKILKKCSLPLTGINCVKKVVTELAVLDVTPAGFKLVERAPGVSVEHIIKSTEADLIIEGEIPEMQF; this comes from the coding sequence ATGCTAACTAAAGAACAAATTGCACAAAGAATTTCAAAAGAAGTAAAAGACGGATATTATGTAAACTTAGGAATCGGAATTCCAACATTGGTTGCCAATTACGTTCCTGATAATCTTTCAGTAGAGTTTCAAAGCGAAAACGGAGTTTTAGGAATGGGACCATTTCCTTTTGAAGGAGAAGAAGATGCCGACATTATCAACGCCGGAAAACAGACGATTACCATTCTTGATGGCGGGTCATTTTTCGATTCTGCATTCAGTTTTGGGATGATCAGAAGCCAAAAAGTAGATTTAACGATTCTTGGAGCAATGGAAGTTTCAGAAAACGGAGACATTGCCAACTGGAAAATCCCAGGAAAAATGGTGAAAGGAATGGGAGGCGCAATGGATTTGGTAGCTTCAGCTGAAAATATAATCGTTGCGATGATGCACGTTAACAAAGCAGGCGAAAGCAAAATTCTAAAGAAATGTTCACTTCCTTTAACCGGAATTAACTGTGTGAAAAAAGTGGTTACAGAATTAGCAGTTTTAGATGTAACTCCAGCTGGTTTCAAATTGGTTGAAAGAGCTCCGGGAGTTTCAGTAGAACACATCATAAAATCAACAGAAGCAGATTTGATCATTGAAGGCGAAATTCCTGAAATGCAATTCTAA